In Bacteriovorax sp. Seq25_V, the genomic window CTAGCAGATGCTGGAAATTAGAAATATTAATAAAGGCTTTCAAAACGATACCTATACTCCAATTTTACAAGGGGCTTCTCTTCACATCGGTTCCGGTCAAAAGGTTGCCATTCTTGGTAAGTCGGGAAGTGGAAAGAGCACTCTTCTAACGTTAATTTCTGGAATCGCGCTTCCTGAAAGCGGTAATATTCTCATTGATGGAGAAGATATCACTACTCTTGGAGAAGATGCTCGAGCGAAGTTTAGATCTCATCACATCTCTATCATTTTTCAAGACTACAAGCTTATTGATCACCTCAATGCCCTTGAGAATGTCGCTCTTCCTCTTAGACTTAATAATATCTCCGATTACGAGGCTCAGGCGAAGCTGATGCTTGATAAGGTTGGTCTTGGGGAGAGAGTTCATTCATTTCCAGAAACTCTAAGTGGTGGCGAGAGGCAGCGAGTAGCAATTGCAAGAGCGCTGGCCCTAAACTCTAAGGTTATCTTAGCTGATGAGCCTAATGCAAATCTTGATATTGAAACTGGGCACGAAGTTATGGGGTTATTATTTGATCTTGTTAAGGAATTTGATCGAACTCTAATCTTAGTTACTCACGACCGTGATCTTGCTCTTAAGTGTGATACGACATACTCACTCTCTAAAGGTCTATTGGAGAAGATGCCTTGATCTTTAGATACTCATTTTCTTTATTAAAGAAGAATTTTCTTATTACATGTCTGATGGTGATGAATCTCTTCATTGGCGTCTTAATGCCAATTGGACTTTATTCTTACAAGAATACTATCAATGATATTTTTCAAAAAGGTGGTCAGGGCATCATTGGTGGGGATTTGAAGATTTCATCTCGTATCAAGCCCCGTGATGAAAGCCTCAAGGGGATCGATGAATTTCTTGGGGATGAGATTGTCTCAAAATCTGAGTTAAAGAGTTTGTTCTCCATGGGAAGTGCTAACGACAAGATTGGGATGTTAAATCTTGTTACAGTGAAAGGGGAGTTTCCTTATTACGGAACCATTAAGACGAAAAATGGGACATCGCTTACAGATCTCTCTGATTTTGAACTGCTTGTAAAGCCTGAAGTGTTATTGAAGTTTGGCGTCGCTATTGGGAATACGATTGATATCAGTGGTTATAAATTTAAGATCGTCGATACAATCACTAAAGATGTGAACGAGGGAATGCAGATCGCACAGATGGCCCCTAAAGTTTATGTCAGTGAAAAGTCTGTTATGGATGCTGGGCTGATCTCTGAAGGAAGTACAATCTTTTATTCATATATTTATAAACTTAAGCAAGAGCTCATTCGTGATCGATACGTTGCCCTGAAAGATAAAATACTTGATACGAATATCCGCTTCACTCGTGCCGCTGGTGCGAATGATATGTTTTCGAGATCACTCAATATCGTCTTTGATTTTTCTCAAATTATTTTTTTATGCGGGATACTAATCAGTGTGAGTGCTTTTGCATTTATTTACCGTTATTTTCTAAAGAAAGAATCATCTAATATTTTGACTTATAGTACCCTTGGAGTGAGTCGACGTTCAATTTATGGGATCTATCTCCTTCATGGGATCTACTGTCTTGCTACGACCTTCTCTATGGCCTATCTCTTTAGTTATGCTATTTCTCCTTACGTTAGTGAGATATTGGGAAAGTATTCATCTGTCAGCCTTGGAGATTTTACTCTTCTTATTCCATTTAAATTTCTAGGAATACTTTCCTTATTTCTTTTATCGATTATTGTGACATTTTGCTATTCAACGATTGAAGAAAAGAAAATCGGTCTTTCATATTATATTGCGCCAGTTGTGACTTTAATTTTACTTGTCTATTATCAGACAAATTCTATTTTGATTGCACCAGCGATAGTCGGACTATTATTACTACTATTATTGATATTCTATTATCTTCTCCCTATGGCCTTAAGACCATTGCTTGGAGTTAGAAATACATTCTTTAATATGGCGATGCTCTCACTTATAAGAAATAGAACAACGACTATATCAAAGTTCTATATTCTCTTTGTGACTTTCTTTGTTTTAAACCTCATTCCGACAATATTCATGTCGATCAGTTCAGATATTGAAGTTGGGAAGTCGAGTCGTCCTGATTACTTTGTCTTTGATATCCAGGAAGACCAATTTGAACCATTAAAGAAGTATCTAGCTGAAAATAAGATTGAACATTCATCGGTGTCACCAATGATTAGGGGAAGATTAACGGCCATTAATGGTAAAGAAGTTAAGGCCGATGCTAGTGAGAATTCCTCTTTTGAAGGTGAACAAAGAAATAGGGCCTTGAATCGAGGGGTGAATATTAGTTATGAAAATACTCTTAATAGTGCAGAGAGAGTAATCAAAGGAAATTACTTCAAAAATAGTTCTCCTGATGACGAGGTAAATGAAGTATCTCTTGAAACTCGCTATGCCAAGCGTATTGGAGTTGATGTCGGTGATAAGATCTCTTTTGAAATCTTCGATATTAATTTTGACGTGGTGGTAACTTCTATTCGATCTGTGAAATGGACGAGCTTTCTTCCTAATTTCTTCATTGTTTTTGAAGATGGTTTGTTAAACGATGCACCTAAGACATTTCTTACAACTCTAAGTAATGTTAAAAATTACAGCGATATTGTAAAACTAGTTAATGAGTTTAAAAGTTTAAGCATTGTAGATATAAAAGAGATGACTGCCCAAGCACAGAAGTTTCTTTCAATTGTTCAAGTGATTATTATTAATATGGTACTCGTTTTCTTAGTCATTAGTGCTCTATCATTTATTTCACTAACATTTTTTAGTATTAAAATTACACAAGCTGAAAATCAACTTCTAAAATATCTTGGAGTTGGCTTTGCTGAACTTAGAAGAATTCGCGTCACAGAATTTATGACTTTAAGCGCTCTCTCAATCTTGTTGGCCATTATTATTGCTTTTGTCGTGGGGTATATTATTGTTGATGTTTTTCTTGGGATAAGCTTTACGTATGTACCAATTATACTTCTTTTGAACTTTATTCCTTTTCTTGGAATATTCTTTTATAACAAACGGTTTCTATCTTATTAACTAGAAACCGTAGAAGAATCCATTAGTTTTCTCTGATAACTCTTTGAGAAATTTGTAGAGATCATTGCCCCTTGATGAGAAGACCATTTTTCCAACACCAATCGTATTGATCTGAATTGAGCGCCCATTGTGCCAAAGAATATCTTTAATAAGATCTTTGTAATCATCAACTTTCCTCGATCCAGAAATTGTTGGAAGACCATCACTTAAGAGCACGATATCTGTGGCTTCTTTATAGTTACTCATGGCATAGAGCATGGCCGATCTTGTTGGAGTATTTCCTTTAGGTACAAGATTATTTAGAAAGTCATACACTTCTTCTTTTACTCGTAGATTATGAAGTGATTGTGTGACTCCCCATAGAGAGTAATAATCCTGATTAACAGAGTGAGGGTAGTAGACTACATCAACTTTATATTCTTTTCCCATCGATGCAATAAGCATTTTAAGTCCGGCCTTAACTTGTCCAATTTTTTCACCTTGCATCGATCCTGAAACATCGATAATAAATACAATATTCTTACCCTTGAAATTAAAGCCTGTATCAGCCGAGCCATCTCCTTCACTCTGTGATTTTTGAATGATCTCCGACTCTTCCTTAGCCTTTGTTTTAATTTTTTCAAGTTCTGCTTGTAAGGAACTTACTTTCTTTTCAAGCTCTTCCTTGGCAAGCTTTCCTTCACTAATAATTTTTTTCTGATCTTCATTGTCGGTGAGACACTGTTTTAAAAGCTTCTCTTCGTTAGTACATGTAGCCTTAACGATTTTTGACGAGGCCTCAGGGGCTTCATTCTTTGGAACAGAGATAAAGAGAATAATAACAGCACCAAGCGCTCCAGAGAGGAGATCAAGAAAGGATATATTGAATACGTTAATTTCTTTTCTTTTCATTATGCGATTTCAATCTTGTTAATTAGGTTTTCAATTACATATTCTTTACTTTTTACATGAAAGCTATCTGTCTTTCTTTGAAGATCATGAAAGAGCCACATTAGAACAATACTCAGAACAAGGGCAACTAAAGTAGTATCAAAGGCCACTCCAAGAGTCAGTGCAATTGCATTCATATCTTTACTATTAGCTATCATCAGGGCCTGAGAAATACCTAGAACAGTTCCAATGAAACCAAGAGAGGGGATGGCCCAAAGCAGGTAACGAATATTGGTCTGCTCCATCTCTGATGTTTCACGGTGAAGGTCTGTCATAATATTTAAGACGTCGAGTACTTCTGAGATATTTCTTGTACTTCTAAATTTCGCACAACTATTCCTGATTAATTGAGTCAGAAGAGTTTTTGTGTGTTTTGCTTCAAATTCTTTAATTGAGAGGTAAAGATCATAAACATCAGTTGCCATAAGAAGATGCTTTTCGTTCTTAGGTAAGAGATCGGCCTTGAAGTAAGAAGTCTCAGCCGTCACTTTTCTATTAAGTTTATTGATTTCTAAAATTGCCCAAACAAAGGCGACATAAGTGATCCACTGAATATAACCGCCACCACTGAAGTCTCCACCTAGAAGTAGAATGATTCGTTGAGTTGTTTTAAATTGTGCACCATCGATGAGGAGATTGAGGATATTCATTACTACAGAAAAAACAGTTCCTGACAGAAGTGCTTTTGTAATATTGATTACTTCTTTCTTTGTAAGCATATTTTTACCTTTTATAGATTTATTTGTTTTTGGGGAAGAATCTTATACAATTTATTGTAATGATATTAAGGAGAAAGATAAGTGGGCAAAAAAGAAGAGACTAAAAAGTCATCTGAAAAAAAACAAGTAAGTGGTGAACTTTGTGTAAGAACGCTTGCAATGCCAGGGGACACAAATCCTAATGGTGATATTTTCGGTGGTTGGGTTCTATCTCAAATGGATATTGCTGGAGGTATCTTCTCGGGTAAACATTGTCATGGAAGAACGGTAACGGTTGCTATCGAGTCGATGACATTCTTAAAACCTGTATTAGTAGGGGATGTTCTTTGTTGTTACTGTGATCTTATTAAAGAAGGAAATTCATCAATCACTTTAAAAATAGAAGCTTGGACTATTCGTCGTTTTGAGACAGAAAGAGTTCTTGTTACTGAAGGTGTTTTCACATACGTTGCTGTAGATGAAGAGAGACGCCCTCGCTCAATTCATTCATTTAGCACAAAGTAGGAATTATGGAAGTTTTAAATGTAGATAGTTTATCGAAGAGTTACTCTGGGAATCAGGCCCTTAGTAATTTTTCAATTTCTTTAAATAGAGGTGAGGTTATTGCTCTTTTAGGCCCAAATGGTGCAGGAAAGACTACCTTTGTAAAATCAATCCTAGGCTTACTTAAAGCTGATTCTGGGACTATTAAGTTCTTTGATGTGGAAAGTGATAGTGTATCAAGATCAAAGGTAAGTTACCTCCCTGAGAAGTTTACGTTTTATCCTTATTTTACAATTGAAGCCACGCTGAGATTCTATGCTGATATGTATAATATCAAAAGTAATCGCCAAGAGATAATTGATAATGCTCTTAGAAAATTGGGGATACTCGATATTAAAGGCAAGAAAATCTCTGATATTTCTAAAGGACAACTACAAAGAGTTGGACTAGCTTGTGTCACAATGGGAAGCCATGAGTTTATCATTCTTGATGAACCATTTTCTGGACTTGATCCAATTGGAATCAAAGAAGTTAAGGATCTTTGTGTCGATCTAAAAAAATCTGGTAAGACTCTTCTCATCAACTCTCATATCCTTGCAGAAATGGAGAAGATGGCCGACAGGGTAATTATTCTAAACAAGGGAAAGACTCTTGCTTTTGGTTCTGTTGATGAGGTTCGTGGAGATATGAGCCTTGAAGATAAGTTTTTCAAATTAGTAAAAGATGGTGAAGCGCATGCTTAATTACTCATTAGTTCAAAATACAATACAAAAAGAAATTCGTAATAAGGGTGTAATCTTCCTTTTCTTGATGACTCTTATTTCTCTATACCTAGGGCACAGCTTGGCGGTTGGAGTGAAAGAGTATGTTGATGAGGCTAATATGAGTGCTCTTATTGCAAACTCAACGCAAGCGATCATCATTACGTTTGTTTCAACAATTTCAATTTTCGTTTCAATTATTATTGGTATTAGCGCGATTAGAAGTGATCAGTCTTTAAGAATCTTACCTCAGATCTTGAGTTTTCCAATTTCAAGACTAACTTATATTATGAGTCGAATCACAGGTGCTTGGGCACTTAGTGTGATCTTTTACGCGATCACTGTGACATTTGGGATATTGATCTTGAAATTCTCTGGGGCAATGAAGGTTGATTTCTTGTCGATGCTCATGACTTTTGGGCTAATGCTCTTATCTCTACTAACAGTTACATTTGTAGCTAGCTTTATCTCTGTTTACTTAAATAAGATTGCATCATTCATTTTAACAATCGTATTCTATCTTATTTCAAAATTTTCTTACTATAACTTTATCAATGGTGGTTTTGAGAAAGCAGAGTTCTCTATTTCTAAAGTTCTTGGACTCTTTGCCCATTATTGTTTACCAAGAATAGGAGAGTTAAATTACTTCAGTGAAGGCTACTTAAGCGGGAAGACATTTGATTCTACATCTCTCGTTCTCGCTTTGGTGCACTTTTTCTGTGTTATAATTATTTGGGGATATATTTTTAAATTCCTTTTTGAGCGTAGGGAAATTTGATTTGAAAAAAATATTTATCTTCCACACAAATACAACTGCATCAGGTGCTATTGCGAATCTTTTAAAGGTTCAATATGGCGTCGAATCAATTTGCGATGATGACTTTGACAATGCCCTAAGACAACTTAAAGCTTGGGAATTTCCTCTTATTATCACTGTTGATAAAATCAAGGATGAAGAGGATCGTGTTGTTGAATCAGCTTCTAATTTTCTAAATATTATTACAGATAATTCTTATGAGAGTAAGGTTCTCGTGCTTGGCGAGTTAGATGTTTCGTTTGGGAATTATTCGACAATGAAATTTGATGCTGACTGTGATGATATTTGTCGCGAAGTAGTGAAAATTTTAAATATTACCAAAGAAGAAATTGAATTTGTAAAGCAACCCGATTATCTCGCCATTCCGATTCAAAATTTCTATCAGTTAAACAATCCTTGTGCTGATATCTATATTCGAATTAAGAAGCAGGGAGGCGATCAGTTTGTTAAGAGAATTAATGCTGATGAGGAGATGGATAAGGGAATTGTAAAAAAATATGAGTCGATGAATCTTACTGAACTCTATGTGAAGAAAGAGAATTTTTCTCATTTAATGAATCAAATTCTAAATCAATCAATTAAAAGAATTGTTGAAGCACACCGAGCAGGTGAAAATATTTTAGAGGTGAGTTCTGACTCATTTGAAATATCACAGAACTTTATTGAACAATTAGGAGTTACTCCAGGGACCATTAAAATGGCCAAGACGTCAATTAAGTCGATGATGAAGACAGTGTCTGCAAACTCTAAATTATCTTCAATCTTGAAGGAAATACTTCAAAACGAATCAAGCTACTCATATAAGAGAAGTTATCTTGTATCGCTCTTTGCCTTCCAGATTATGCCTGAGCTTGGATGGGGAAGAGGAGATCAACTACAGCAGAATCTTGAGAAGATAACTTTTGTTTCTTTCTTTCATGATGCGTATCTTCGTGATGATAAGTTAGTTCGAATCATGAGTGCAGAGGAATTGGAAGCAGCCGATCTTACTGGAGCTGAAAAAACTCTTATTTTAGAGCATGCAAATAGGGCCTCGACTTTGGTTCAGGGGATTCCTCAATGTCCGGCGGGAATTGATGTTATTATCAGGCAGCATCATGGTTCAGCGAATGGAATTGGATTTCCTTCGACTCTGACTTCGAGTATTTCTCCAATGGCAGTTGTATTCATTGTTTTAGAAGATTTCTCTGATAGAATTTTAAGAAGTGTCTATAATAAAGAAAAGGTTTCAATTGCTGAAACCCTTTCAAAATTAGAAGAAAAATATAAACTACCGAGTTTTAAAAAAGTTATTGAGCTTTTAAAAAACTTACTAGTTAAGTAATTTATTTCTAACAAGATCAGTAAAATACATTGCGATTGCCATAATGAAAAAGAAGGCGATAACACCCGTTGCGCCTGTTGCAATATTGGCAATTGCTGGTCCCGGACAAAGTCCAATTAATCCCCAACCAATCCCAAAAAGAATCGGGCCAGCGATAACTTGTAGGTCAAGTTCCTTCTTCGTTGGTAAGAAGAATGTATCTTCACAAATTGGTGCACTTTTCTTTAGTACAAGGGGGAAGGCCACAAATGTGATGAGAAGAGCGCCGCCCATTACTAATGCTAGAGAAGGGTCCCATTCACGTGTGATATTTAAGAAGCCTTTTACCTTTTCTGGAGACATCATTCCTGAAAGTCCAAGGCCTATTCCAAAAATTAATCCACTTAGTAGAGAGTATAGTTTTTTCATTTCTTAATCCTTAGTTCGTGATAAATACAGTTACAAATCCTGCGGCCATAAATAGTAGTGTGGCAATAATTGATCTTTTAGACTTTCGTGAAAGTCCACAAATCCCGTGTCCACTTGTACAACCATTTCCAAGTGCCGTTCCAATTCCAACAAAGATTGCAGCGATGATAAGTTTCGGGTTGATCTCTGTGATAGCAGAAGCATTGATTGGAGCAGAGGCAATGTTGTTGTAGATAAGTCCTCCAGCAATGAGACCCACGATGAAGAGAAGACGTACTAGTCTGTCGTCATTTGTTTTCGACGTGAACATTCCTTTGAGGATACCACTAATTCCGGCAATTCTTCCTGTCGTTAGTAGAAAGAGTGTTGAAGCGAGTCCAATCAAAAGGCCTCCAGAGAGACTTTCAAGTGGAGTGAAGTTAACAATTGTCATAAGAACTCCTAGTTACAATATATATCGTGTAGAGATTGAATGAGAGAGTACATTTTTTGATCGCAAATTTGGTAGTAACTCCATTTGCCATCTTTTCTTATTCTTACAATTTTCTTGTCTTCAAATTTCTTCAGGTATTGCGAAATTTGGGACTGCGATAACTGTGTTAGTTCTTCGAGCTCAGAAACTGACTTCTCCCCATCACACAGAAAACATAGTATCTTCAAGCGTCCTTCGTGAGCGAGGAGCTTTAAATTTTCTGCGACAATAGGAGCTTTTTTGAGTACCTTATTCATATACACATATTATAATATATTAATATGTGTATCAAGAAAAAAGGCCTTGATTAAGGCCTTGAATTCATTAGTGTCTATGACTTACTTGATTCGTAATCTTAGTCAAAACCATATCCATCGTCTTATATAAACTATCTGATTCAGCCTTTGCCACAAAACTTTCTGACTTATTTTTAATTATGGCCTCGGCTACCTGAGTGTCTTTTTCAATCCAACAAGTCCAGTTTATTGTAGCCTCGGGATTAAAGAATTTTTGGAGTTTTTCGCTTTTTGATCTGATTTTTTCATCTAAAGCTTCAGTGTGTTCAAGATTTCTAAACGTGATAGTACATTTCATTGAGAACCTCCTTGGATGAAAGGCAAAGAAATGCCAGATACTTGTTATCTTAAGCATCTCTAGCTAATATATATTAGACCATTTTTTTATAGCCATAGGAAAGAAACATTTTCTTACACAGTAAAAATATCTACATATATTAGGAGAATTCATGGAAATTAAAAGAGTTTGTATTATTGATGGAGCGAGAATTCCATTCACACGTTCTGGAGCAAATTACATGGGAATTAGCAATAAGAAGCTGATGACTGGTGCGCTTACTGAACTTGTTAATAAACTGTCTTTAAAAGGTAAGGAAGTTGGTGAGGTTGCCCTTGGAGCTGTTTCCAAGCACGCGTATGACTTCTCTCTTGCAAGAGAATGTACAATTGAAGCAGGCTTATCTTTTTCAACTCCTGCAACAGATCTTCAAAAAGCATGTGGAACTTCCTTAGAAGCAGTCATCATGCTTGCAAATAAAATCGCTCTTGGACAAATTGATAGTGCTATCGCTGGTGGAGTTGATACTAACTCTGATATCCCAGTAGAATTTCAAAAAACTTTTTCTGACAAAATGGCAAAGGTAAACTACGCAAGGTCAACAGGCGATAAGCTTAAGGCCCTGATGGCAATTAGGCCAGGGGACCTTGCTCCAAATTTTCCAGCAGTAAAAGAGCCAAGAACAGGTATGTCGATGGGTGAGAGTTGTGAAGAGATGGCAAAAACATGGAAGATTTCTCGGGAGGATCAGGATCAACTAGCTCTTGAATCACACCAAAAAGCTGCGAAAGCTTATGATGAAGGTTTCTTTAGTGATATGGTTTACCCTTTTGGAACTTTAAAGAAAGATGGAATCGTAAGAGGCGATACAACAATGGAAAAGATGGCAAAACTTAAGCCAGCTTTCGATAAAACTTCAGGTGCGGGAACTTTAACAGCTGCAAATTCAACTTCACTTTCTGATGGTGCTGCTTGTGTTTTCCTTTGTAGTGAAGAATATGCTAAAGCCCACGGTCTACACGTTAAGGCTTACTTTAAAATTGGAATTTCAAGTGCCGTTAATTATATCAATGATGAAGGGCTTCTAATGGCACCAGCCTACGCTGTTCCAAAGATGCTTGGTAAAGTTGATATGAGACTTCAAGACTTTGATTTTTACGAAATCCATGAGGCCTTCGCTGCTCAAGTTCTTTGTACTTTAAAAGCATGGGAATCAGAAGAGTTTTGTAGAACAAAACTTGGACTTGATAGTGCTCTAGGTTCAATTGATAGAACAAAGATGAATGTGAAAGGTGGAAGTTTAGCACTTGGCCACCCATTTGCTGCTACTGGTGCACGTATTGTGGCAACTCTTGCAAAACTATTAGATGAGAAAGGAAGCGGGACGGGACTTATTTCAATTTGTACAGCAGGTGGAATGGGCGTAACTGCAATCCTAGAAAAATAATGACTAGTTTCATCTCTCGCGACAGCTTAACTATTACTCTTGGATCTTTAGAGCTCCAAAAGCTAGTCTGCGTCGAGAGAGATGCTTCATTTTCTGAGATTATTGAGAAAATGAATGAAGAATCGATTGGTTCTATCGGTGTCATCGAAAACTCAAAGCTTATTGGTATCATCACAGAAAAAGACTTCCTTACAAAGTTTCATCGCATTAAGGAATGTTGTGATAGTGATTCAGAAATTGATATCACGACAGTCATGACAAAGAACCCAATTGTTTTTTCTGAAGAAAAAGATTTATTGGCAGCAATGAAAGTCATGACATCACACGACTTTAGACATCTTCCGATAAGAAAAGGAGATTCTCTTGAGATTATTTCCGTAAGAGATATTTTAAATATTATTTGCGAGAGTTTTAAGGATGACCTTTCAAAATACCAACCAATTAAACATTGGAATAAGGAAGAGCCGGCACTGCAGGAAATTGATATTCTCGAATTTCCTCGCAAGGGCAATGGTATATCTGCCGCCGTTTTTGAAACACCTTTAAAGAGAATCTTTAATCCGAACTTTATTCATATCGACTATGCTGAAACAGTTGAAGCCTTGATAAATAAAATGGTTTCAAATGAAGTTCATGTAGCATTCGTCATGGAATATGAAACAGCATTTATTGGTATCATTACTGAGCGTGATTTATTAAAAAAGGTTTACTCTAAGGAAATTCCTTTAAATGCGCCCACTTCTGATTTAATGACACCTCTTCCTGACTTTCTATCTGTAACTCATCAGTTTGGAAATGCTCTTAAAAATATGCAGGCTTTCGACTACCGCAATATGCCAATCGTTGGTCAAGACGGCTATCCAATAGGGAATGTAACTCTTTTAGATTTAATGGGACTATTTTATTCGCAACTTGTAGATTTAGATTAAGTAAGTAATTCTTCTACAAATTTCTCTGTCTCAACCGAAGCATTACCAACAAGATGAAAATCAAAACTATCTGAGATTTGAGTGGACTCAAGATTAATTTCAATCGTCTGAACGCCTCTTTCTCTGGCCGTATCCACGAACATGGCCGCAGGGTAAACATGCCCCGATGTTCCAATAGCTACAAAGAGGTCACAAGAATGTAATTCAGTATCAATT contains:
- a CDS encoding CBS domain-containing protein, producing MTSFISRDSLTITLGSLELQKLVCVERDASFSEIIEKMNEESIGSIGVIENSKLIGIITEKDFLTKFHRIKECCDSDSEIDITTVMTKNPIVFSEEKDLLAAMKVMTSHDFRHLPIRKGDSLEIISVRDILNIICESFKDDLSKYQPIKHWNKEEPALQEIDILEFPRKGNGISAAVFETPLKRIFNPNFIHIDYAETVEALINKMVSNEVHVAFVMEYETAFIGIITERDLLKKVYSKEIPLNAPTSDLMTPLPDFLSVTHQFGNALKNMQAFDYRNMPIVGQDGYPIGNVTLLDLMGLFYSQLVDLD